One window from the genome of Toxotes jaculatrix isolate fToxJac2 chromosome 17, fToxJac2.pri, whole genome shotgun sequence encodes:
- the tmem63c gene encoding calcium permeable stress-gated cation channel 1, producing the protein MAHSDLFVTRAPPVEGSAVELSVLGLLDSFGEENSTAERCYHSHSRSSVLQGLPFGGVPTVLAINVVLWMFLLLIFSCLRKAAWDYGRLALLMENDSLTSLFYGEPSEKEKSPSESSPSDSETKDMGFCSWLSSLYHMKDEEIRSKCGIDAVTYLSFQRHIILLMTVVCLLSLAVILPVNFSGNLLGDSPENFGRTTLANVSPKDSFLWLHSIFALVYFIITLLCMAHHLIRLEYREDEKVARTLMITSIPREISDPGLITKHFHEAYPSCTVTDIRFCFDVHKLMKLDLERRKAMKGRLYFATKAQKEGKIMIKTHPCAQIFCCDFCGFEKVDAEQYYSELEEKRTDEFNAEKNRISMKRLGIAFVTFRDERMTAVIVKDYSPVRCRRRPQQSSITTVVQSHKWGVSYAPAPSDIIWENLSVCGSRWWLRCVLLNILLFLLLFFLTTPAIIVNTMDKFNVTKPVESLRSPVITQFFPTLLLWAFSVLLPFIVYYSAFFESHWTRSGENQVTMHKCFLLLVFMVIILPSLGLSSLDLFFTWLFDVNFLEEKDIKFQCVFLPDNGAFFVNYVITSSLIGTSMELLRIPALTVYALRLCFAKSQAERIHVKRSQAYEFQFGLEYAWTMCIFAVSMTYSITCPIITPFGLLYVLLKHMVDRYNIYYAYVPTKLNQRIHRAAISQVIVAPLLCMFWLLFFSVLKLGLVHPITLFTLVSLLSCIAFSLFRLCLRKQPDKSTSYQMSDQPAEGTFTDADRSTVTSTTASNLFVASVLLEPELALTPMPSPAHHGYGAMASSQGSSHNPAEEEEGEEDHAQTHETELQDPPDPYCSSPLMDSPVGFQ; encoded by the exons TTCCTGTTGCTCATTTTCTCCTGTCTGAGGAAGGCTGCATGGGACTACGGCCGCCTTGCTCTGCTGATGGAGAATGACAG TCTCACATCCCTATTTTATGGAGAACCAAGTGAGAAAGAGAAGTCTCCTTCAGAGTCCAGCCCCTCTGACTCTGAGACGAAGGATATG gGCTTCTGCTCGTGGCTCTCATCTCTTTACCATATGAA ggACGAGGAGATCCGTAGCAAATGTGGCATTGATGCCGTCACATACCTGTCCTTCCAGCGCCACATCATCCTGCTCATGACAGTGGTTTGCTTGCTGTCTTTGGCCGTAATCCTGCCGGTCAACTTTTCCGGAAACCTCCTGG GAGACAGTCCTGAAAACTTTGGGAGAACAACACTGGCTAATGTTAGTCCAAA GGACAGCTTTCTGTGGCTCCACAGCATCTTTGCTCTGGTTTACTTCATCATCACGTTGCTGTGCATGGCTCACCACTTGATACGGCTGGAGTACAGAGAAGATGAGAAG GTAGCCAGGACACTGATGATTACCTCCATACCCAGAGAGATCTCTGATCCAGGACTCATCACCAAACATTTCCA TGAGGCCTACCCCAGCTGTACTGTCACTGACATCCGTTTCTGCTTTGATGTCCACAAGCTGATGAAGCTGGACTTGGAGAG GCGCAAAGCGATGAAAGGCAGGCTGTATTTTGCCACAAAAGCCCAGAAGGAGGGGAAGATCATGATCAAGACCCATCCGTGCGCTCAGATATTCTGCTGTGACTTCTGTGGCTTTGAAAAG gtggaTGCAGAACAATACTATAGTGAGTTAGAGGAAAAGCGGACAGATGAGTTCAACGCTGAGAAGAATCGCATCTCCATGAAGAGGCTAGGCATCGCCTTTGTGACTTTTCGGGATGAGAGGATGACTGCTGT GATTGTGAAGGACTACAGTCCTGTGCGATGCCGTCGCAGACCCCAGCAGTCCAGCATCACCACGGTGGTGCAGTCTCACAAATGGGGTGTCAGCTATGCACCTGCTCCCAGTGACATCATCTG GGAaaacctgtcagtgtgtggatcTCGCTGGTGGCTTCGCTGTGTCCTCCTcaacatcctcctcttcctgctacTGTTCTTCCTCACCACTCCCGCCATCATCGTCAACACCATGGACAAGTTCAACGTCACCAAGCCCGTGGAGAGTCTGCGG AGCCCTGTCATTACCCAGTTCTTCCCCACCCTCCTTCTGTGGGCGTTTTCTGTGCTCCTGCCCTTCATCGTCTACTACTCAGCCTTCTTTGAGTCCCACTGGACCAG ATCTGGTGAGAACCAAGTAACGATGCACAAGTGCTTTTTACTGCTGGTTTTCATGGTCATCATCCTGCCCTCACTTGGTCTGTCCAG TCTGGACCTGTTCTTCACCTGGCTCTTTGATGTCAACTTCCTGGAGGAGAAGGATATCAAATTcca gtgtgtgtttcttcccGACAACGGTGCATTCTTCGTAAACTACGTGATTACGTCCAGCCTGATTGGCACATCTATGGAGCTGCTTCGTATCCCGGCGCTGACGGTGTACGCCCTCCGCCTGTGCTTTGCAAAGTCCCAGGCTGAGCGGATTCATGTCAAACGG aGTCAGGCCTACGAGTTCCAGTTTGGCCTGGAGTACGCCTGGACCATGTGTATCTTTGCAGTCAGTATGACCTACAGCATCACATGTCCCATCATTACGCCCTTTG GTCTGCTCTATGTGCTCCTGAAGCACATGGTTGACCGATACAACATCTACTATGCATACGTTCCCACAAAACTCAACCAGCGGATCCACAGGGCAGCCATCAGCCAGGTCATCGTGGCTCCCCTTCTCTGCATGTTCTGGCTGCTGTTCTTCTCTGTGCTAAAATTAG GTCTGGTGCATCCCATCACCCTCTTCACCTTAGTGTCCCTGCTCTCCTGCATTGCCTTTTCCCTCTTCCGCTTGTGCCTTAGGAAGCAACCTGACAAGTCAACGAGCTACCAG atgTCTGATCAGCCAGCAGAGGGGACATTCACTGATGCAGACAGGAGTACTGTTACATCCACCACTGCCTCCAAT CTGTTTGTGGCGTCCGTGCTGCTGGAGCCAGAGCTGGCTTTGACTCCGATGCCCTCCCCGGCCCACCATGGCTACGGCGCCATGGCCAGCTCCCAGGGATCAAGCCACAACCCggcggaggaagaggagggtgaggaagaCCATGCGCAGACCCATGAGACTGAGCTCCAAGACCCTCCAGACCCTTACTGCTCCAGCCCGCTTATGGACAGCCCTGTGGGCTTCCAGTAA
- the ngb gene encoding neuroglobin: MEKLSGKDKELIRGSWESLGKNKVPHGVIMFSRLFELDPALLSLFHYSTNCGSTQDCLSSPEFLEHVTKVMLVIDAAVSHLDDLHSLEDFLLNLGRKHQAVGVNTQSFAVVGESLLYMLQCSLGQAYTAPLRQAWLNMYSIVVAAMSRGWAKNREDKAD; this comes from the exons ATGGAGAAGCTGTCAGGGAAGGACAAGGAGCTGATACGAGGCAGCTGGGAGAGCCTGGGCAAGAACAAAGTTCCTCATGGTGTCATCATGTTTTCCAG ACTGTTTGAGCTGGACCCTGCGCTCCTCAGTCTTTTCCACTACAGTACAAACTGTGGCTCCACACAAGACTGCCTCTCCAGCCCCGAGTTCCTGGAACATGTCACCAAG GTGATGCTTGTGATCGATGCAGCAGTCAGCCACCTGGACGACCTTCACTCCTTGGAGGACTTTTTGCTCAACCTTGGAAGGAAGCATCAGGCAGTGGGAGtcaacacacagtcatttgct GTGGTGGGTGAGTCCCTTCTCTACATGCTGCAGTGCAGTCTGGGCCAGGCCTACACAGCGCCGCTGCGTCAAGCCTGGCTCAACATGTACAGCATCGTGGTAGCGGCCATGAGCCGAGGGTGGGCCAAGAACAGAGAGGACAAGGCCGACTGA